From one Desulfonatronum sp. SC1 genomic stretch:
- a CDS encoding cellulose synthase subunit BcsC-related outer membrane protein yields the protein MNQKSLPTILPALGFLLLLWNTPGFSQDTLPVPPVQPGLSGVLLAQAVDVRREESGGLTIHRRDEQGDVQRTAPTRFQPIVPPLEQTRDGGRMLEAGWDAFGLGAHDQALAFFEEAAGLFPPGNQRNEAALGRAYALTALERHDQAVSVLEGLLQAGYRPNEVRAALFRALMQADQLERAEAVLAGLDDEHQQDLRRQEIQRLRFEQDLSAALQARQTQPLQDFLDTHRAWLDQCREPYAFFQASQALREQGARGTAREVARKLLSCPLQGREQGLFVPLLQRVITGLPFDQAQREIARQRKQMQGRDAALAELARLELELFQRRIADLSPDDPEYARLAEQILRLAPDDDALRLIMAWNCFETRDDTCAEELFRDVHRRTPANVSALEGLVALLERQGRTDEAISLAEGAPSSELFLPVLTRLYRAEAARFFSAEDHPRTLHWLDRHAAIAPDDADDPELLALRSWALFHSDRHEQALDVFATRLARGGPEAPEEEDALMGMVASLQALGRGQEAIPLLEARREQLTAELRNVLGTLYCTLGNEEFTAGSLDQAVVYLRHCVDLTPDIGAVQLLGWSLYQLGDPQGAHDHFLEAFAQQPDQETAEAVLTNARELDNRTAFWTLLEEMAGHVSPHVRTAAADAYATEELPILAAQTHPESGRGTCYANCDSPWLDTGVQYRGVTGDRGLSRLNELSFPVQYHSPAAHGGKWSLRVTPRLLNTDKAPQDAYMGSFYSFLDQDRQRQSPLDQVWVVAPEVVYQREGRHRFEAMLGATSLGGPIHALPIFHLGLGQENDWSLELRQGSVSDSLLSSIGQKDPYSQATWGRVVHSGLKTRKTFDLTTSYWLAAEAEYDYYWGENVAENHSVAGNLSLGRTDDLRGMALTSGLSLTAFHFQNNQNFHTFGHGGYFSPDHFVVAGPFVRLQSPRCKGYWFDLYASLGWMDYVSEEAPHYRKISGAAPETMNTAARNDFQGKYPKESKSALAAAMNLQAMKLITKNWSFGATAGINNASDHTQWQAGLLLQYLFEPREAFFSRGDF from the coding sequence ATGAACCAGAAATCACTCCCCACCATCCTGCCCGCACTCGGCTTTCTGCTTCTGCTGTGGAACACGCCCGGATTTAGTCAAGACACGTTACCAGTTCCGCCTGTCCAACCGGGACTTTCCGGCGTACTGCTGGCCCAGGCCGTGGATGTCCGGCGCGAGGAAAGCGGTGGACTGACGATCCATCGGCGCGACGAGCAAGGCGACGTCCAGCGGACTGCCCCGACTCGTTTCCAACCCATCGTCCCGCCCCTGGAACAAACTCGGGATGGTGGTCGCATGCTCGAGGCCGGATGGGACGCCTTTGGCCTGGGCGCCCATGACCAGGCCTTGGCTTTTTTCGAGGAAGCCGCGGGCTTGTTTCCGCCTGGAAACCAGCGCAACGAAGCGGCCCTGGGCAGGGCCTATGCCCTGACCGCTTTGGAACGGCACGACCAGGCCGTATCGGTGCTGGAGGGGCTGTTGCAGGCCGGGTATCGTCCAAATGAAGTCCGGGCCGCGCTTTTTCGGGCCTTGATGCAGGCAGACCAATTGGAGCGGGCCGAGGCCGTGCTGGCGGGACTGGATGATGAACACCAGCAAGATCTGCGCCGCCAGGAAATCCAACGGCTGCGCTTTGAGCAGGATCTGTCGGCGGCGTTACAGGCCCGCCAAACTCAACCCCTGCAAGATTTTCTGGACACCCACCGGGCATGGCTTGATCAGTGCCGCGAGCCCTATGCTTTTTTTCAGGCATCCCAGGCCCTGCGGGAGCAGGGCGCACGGGGAACGGCAAGGGAGGTGGCCCGCAAGCTGCTCTCCTGCCCGCTGCAAGGGCGGGAACAAGGGCTGTTCGTGCCCCTACTGCAACGTGTCATCACGGGCTTGCCTTTTGACCAGGCCCAGCGGGAAATTGCCCGGCAGCGGAAGCAGATGCAGGGCCGCGACGCGGCCCTGGCCGAACTGGCCCGCCTGGAACTGGAACTTTTCCAGCGCCGCATTGCCGACCTCTCCCCGGATGATCCCGAGTACGCCCGACTGGCGGAGCAGATCCTGCGCCTTGCCCCTGATGACGACGCGTTGCGGCTGATCATGGCCTGGAACTGTTTTGAAACCAGGGACGACACCTGCGCGGAAGAGCTTTTCCGCGATGTGCATCGGCGCACCCCCGCCAATGTCTCGGCCCTGGAGGGTCTGGTCGCTCTATTGGAGCGCCAGGGCCGGACGGATGAGGCGATCTCCTTGGCGGAGGGGGCACCTTCGTCCGAGCTATTCCTGCCTGTCTTGACCCGGCTCTACCGCGCCGAGGCAGCCCGATTCTTTTCCGCGGAAGACCATCCCCGGACCCTGCACTGGCTGGACAGGCATGCAGCCATTGCCCCGGACGATGCGGACGACCCGGAACTTTTGGCTCTACGCAGCTGGGCTCTGTTTCATTCAGATCGCCACGAACAGGCTCTGGACGTTTTTGCAACCCGGCTGGCCCGGGGGGGCCCGGAGGCCCCAGAGGAAGAAGACGCCCTGATGGGCATGGTCGCTTCGTTGCAGGCCTTGGGCCGTGGCCAAGAGGCCATCCCCCTGCTGGAAGCCCGGCGGGAGCAGTTGACCGCGGAACTCCGGAACGTGCTGGGAACACTTTACTGCACCCTGGGCAACGAGGAATTCACTGCCGGCAGTCTGGATCAGGCCGTGGTCTATCTGCGACACTGCGTGGACTTGACCCCGGATATAGGCGCCGTACAGCTCCTGGGGTGGAGCTTGTATCAGTTGGGTGATCCGCAAGGCGCGCATGATCATTTTCTAGAGGCCTTTGCACAGCAGCCGGACCAGGAGACTGCCGAGGCCGTGCTGACCAACGCCCGTGAACTGGACAACAGAACCGCCTTCTGGACCCTGCTGGAGGAGATGGCCGGTCACGTCAGTCCCCATGTGCGCACAGCGGCGGCGGACGCCTATGCCACGGAGGAACTGCCCATCCTTGCGGCCCAGACCCATCCCGAATCCGGTCGGGGCACCTGCTATGCCAATTGCGACTCGCCCTGGCTGGACACCGGAGTACAATACCGTGGGGTCACGGGGGACAGGGGGCTGTCCCGGCTGAACGAACTCAGCTTCCCGGTGCAGTACCACAGCCCCGCGGCCCACGGAGGCAAATGGTCCCTGCGCGTCACCCCGCGCCTGCTGAACACGGACAAGGCCCCGCAAGACGCCTACATGGGTTCGTTCTACAGCTTCCTGGATCAGGACCGTCAGCGTCAGTCGCCACTGGACCAGGTCTGGGTCGTAGCCCCGGAAGTGGTCTATCAGCGGGAAGGCCGGCACCGATTCGAGGCCATGCTGGGCGCGACTTCCCTGGGCGGCCCGATCCATGCCCTGCCCATTTTTCATCTTGGCCTTGGCCAGGAGAACGATTGGTCCCTGGAGCTGCGCCAGGGCTCGGTCTCGGATTCCCTGCTCTCCTCCATCGGCCAGAAAGACCCGTACAGCCAAGCGACCTGGGGCCGGGTTGTGCACAGCGGACTCAAAACCCGCAAGACCTTCGACCTGACAACCTCATACTGGCTGGCGGCAGAGGCGGAATATGACTACTACTGGGGCGAGAATGTCGCCGAGAACCATAGCGTCGCCGGAAATTTGAGCCTGGGCCGGACCGATGACCTCAGGGGCATGGCGCTCACCAGCGGCCTGTCCCTGACCGCCTTCCACTTCCAGAACAACCAGAACTTCCACACCTTCGGACATGGCGGCTACTTCAGCCCGGACCATTTTGTCGTCGCGGGTCCGTTCGTACGTCTCCAGTCCCCGCGCTGCAAAGGGTATTGGTTCGACCTCTACGCCAGCCTGGGCTGGATGGATTACGTGAGCGAGGAAGCGCCCCACTACCGGAAGATTTCCGGAGCCGCGCCAGAAACCATGAATACAGCGGCACGCAATGATTTTCAGGGCAAATACCCCAAAGAGAGCAAATCCGCCTTGGCAGCCGCGATGAACCTGCAAGCCATGAAGCTGATCACCAAGAACTGGTCTTTCGGAGCCACAGCCGGGATCAACAACGCCTCGGACCATACGCAATGGCAGGCCGGCTTGTTGTTGCAGTATTTATTCGAACCACGAGAGGCATTCTTTTCCAGAGGTGATTTTTGA
- a CDS encoding STAS domain-containing protein yields MQIDVEYGEKTIVLTPKIPTIDAIIADTFKKNILEMLDKKNKIIVLDMSNVKFIDSRGLGSLIYLLKNVHQDQKLVLCSIDENVYNIIKLTKFDKIFSIYSSKSAALQA; encoded by the coding sequence ATGCAAATTGACGTTGAATATGGAGAAAAAACTATAGTTCTAACTCCTAAAATACCCACAATCGATGCGATTATTGCGGATACTTTCAAAAAAAATATTTTGGAGATGTTAGATAAAAAAAACAAAATCATAGTCTTGGACATGAGTAATGTTAAATTTATTGATAGCAGAGGACTCGGATCGCTTATTTATTTATTAAAAAATGTTCATCAAGATCAAAAACTTGTCCTGTGCAGCATTGATGAGAATGTGTACAATATAATCAAATTGACAAAATTTGATAAAATTTTCAGCATTTATTCCTCAAAAAGTGCTGCTCTGCAAGCATAA
- a CDS encoding 4Fe-4S binding protein has translation MKILRASRMDRCIGCHACSLACARQVHKKLSWNMAGIRIKSSGGITTGFEARLCLACDPAPCAKACPTGAFSQRKGGGVLVKMKLCIQCGKCAKACPVDAVYLDEKDQPYVCIHCGQCVEFCPHACLEMRKKQEHVRKGGGAND, from the coding sequence ATGAAGATTTTGCGTGCGTCGCGCATGGACCGATGCATCGGCTGTCATGCCTGCTCTCTGGCTTGCGCCCGCCAGGTGCATAAAAAACTTTCCTGGAACATGGCCGGTATCCGGATCAAATCCAGCGGCGGGATCACCACCGGCTTCGAGGCCCGGCTCTGCCTGGCCTGCGATCCGGCCCCCTGTGCCAAGGCCTGCCCCACCGGGGCCTTTTCCCAACGCAAGGGCGGCGGAGTGCTCGTCAAGATGAAGCTCTGCATCCAATGTGGGAAATGCGCCAAGGCCTGTCCGGTGGACGCCGTCTACCTGGACGAAAAAGATCAGCCGTACGTGTGCATTCACTGCGGCCAGTGCGTTGAATTCTGCCCCCACGCCTGTCTGGAAATGCGCAAAAAACAGGAACACGTCCGCAAGGGAGGTGGGGCCAATGACTGA
- a CDS encoding aldehyde ferredoxin oxidoreductase C-terminal domain-containing protein: MTDTAFRVCIVHLDRDKGEIISFGDKNVHIGGSGLAAALFETYGLPKEPWSHPDQPLIFAIGCLTGYFPLMSKVVCGFKSPHHDQYAESHAGGRLALAMRFAGYDAVVLRGRAELPVAVHVGSKIIETKDANYLWGANALTTGRVIRRAFPGSSGHRSILRIGPAGETLSAYACINVDTFRHFGRLGAGSVMGVKHVKALVISGDGDQELPGADSKAYAKLFKKVHNDMTATEMMSKYHDLGTPGNVAPLNALKSLPIRNLTQTTDPEVDGISGETFAKDLLIRNTACAGCPVGCIHVGMLREQFQDEHRFQIRQVAYDYELIFALGSMLGVMNASDCLSLMDEVEKEGLDAMSAGVALAWATEAYQKGLLSKEQVEEELAFGNTAAYKEAIWCLGHAKNEFYADLAKGVAHAAAKYGGEDFACVLGQEMAGYATGETFFASQSLSFRHSHLDTGAYGYDQKKHDKDPEKATRYFVEDERERVLLTSMVSCLFARGVFKKSLLAECLKVVGLPELAENMDKAAEEMQRLRWRMRLATGYEPEKTSIPKRFLEVETWAGKMDHEYLNALRQSYIKAIREMGAPLPAKDESA; the protein is encoded by the coding sequence ATGACTGATACCGCGTTTCGCGTCTGCATCGTTCACCTGGACCGGGACAAAGGCGAAATCATCTCCTTTGGCGACAAAAACGTTCATATCGGCGGCAGCGGCTTGGCCGCGGCTTTGTTTGAAACCTACGGCCTGCCCAAGGAGCCCTGGTCCCACCCGGACCAGCCTCTGATCTTCGCCATCGGCTGCCTGACCGGCTACTTTCCGCTGATGTCCAAGGTGGTCTGCGGGTTCAAGTCGCCGCACCACGACCAATACGCCGAATCCCACGCCGGCGGACGCCTGGCCCTGGCCATGCGCTTCGCCGGATACGACGCCGTGGTGTTGCGCGGCCGGGCGGAACTGCCCGTTGCCGTGCATGTGGGCTCCAAGATCATCGAGACCAAGGACGCCAACTACCTGTGGGGGGCCAACGCCCTGACCACGGGCCGGGTGATCCGCAGGGCCTTTCCCGGCTCTTCGGGCCACCGCAGCATCTTGCGCATCGGCCCCGCCGGGGAAACGTTATCCGCCTACGCCTGCATCAACGTGGACACCTTCCGCCATTTCGGACGGCTGGGCGCGGGGTCGGTCATGGGCGTGAAACATGTCAAGGCCCTGGTGATCTCCGGAGACGGCGACCAGGAGCTGCCGGGCGCCGATTCCAAGGCCTATGCCAAGCTGTTCAAAAAAGTCCACAACGACATGACCGCAACGGAAATGATGAGCAAGTACCACGACCTGGGAACCCCTGGAAACGTAGCCCCGCTCAACGCGCTCAAGTCCCTGCCCATTCGCAATCTGACCCAGACCACGGACCCCGAGGTGGACGGCATTTCCGGCGAAACCTTTGCCAAGGATCTGCTGATTCGCAACACGGCCTGTGCCGGTTGCCCGGTGGGCTGCATTCACGTGGGCATGCTCCGGGAGCAGTTCCAGGACGAACACCGCTTCCAGATACGCCAGGTGGCCTACGACTACGAACTGATCTTCGCCCTGGGCTCGATGCTCGGGGTGATGAACGCGTCCGACTGTCTGTCCCTGATGGACGAGGTGGAAAAGGAAGGGCTGGATGCCATGAGCGCCGGAGTGGCCCTGGCCTGGGCCACCGAGGCTTACCAGAAGGGGCTTTTGAGCAAGGAACAGGTGGAGGAAGAGTTGGCCTTCGGCAACACCGCGGCCTACAAGGAAGCCATCTGGTGCCTGGGCCACGCCAAGAACGAATTCTACGCGGACCTGGCCAAGGGCGTGGCCCACGCCGCGGCCAAGTACGGCGGCGAGGACTTTGCCTGCGTTCTGGGCCAGGAAATGGCCGGGTACGCCACCGGCGAAACCTTCTTCGCCTCCCAGTCCCTGTCCTTCCGCCACTCCCACCTGGATACCGGCGCCTATGGCTACGACCAGAAAAAGCACGACAAGGATCCTGAAAAAGCCACCCGCTACTTCGTGGAGGACGAACGGGAACGCGTTCTGCTGACGTCCATGGTCTCCTGTCTCTTTGCCCGGGGCGTCTTCAAAAAGTCGCTCCTGGCCGAATGCCTGAAGGTCGTTGGCCTGCCCGAACTGGCCGAGAATATGGACAAGGCCGCCGAGGAAATGCAGCGCCTGCGCTGGCGAATGCGTCTGGCCACTGGCTACGAACCGGAAAAGACCTCCATCCCGAAACGCTTCCTGGAAGTGGAAACCTGGGCCGGGAAGATGGACCACGAATACCTGAACGCCCTGCGTCAATCCTACATCAAGGCCATCCGGGAAATGGGCGCTCCGCTTCCGGCCAAGGATGAATCGGCGTAA
- a CDS encoding transcriptional regulator codes for MLKFLIFIAAAFILYKLLAGDFQKKKEVKEKESENLAANGVMTKDPVCGTYVPVGSDIRIKEGETVHCFCSYECRDSYLKKLEAGK; via the coding sequence ATGCTGAAATTTCTAATTTTTATTGCCGCGGCTTTCATCTTGTACAAACTTTTGGCTGGCGACTTTCAGAAAAAGAAAGAGGTCAAGGAAAAGGAAAGCGAAAACCTGGCCGCCAACGGCGTGATGACCAAGGATCCGGTCTGCGGCACATACGTGCCCGTGGGCAGCGACATCCGGATCAAGGAAGGCGAGACCGTGCATTGCTTCTGCAGCTATGAATGCCGGGATTCCTACTTGAAGAAGCTGGAGGCCGGGAAGTAG
- the folK gene encoding 2-amino-4-hydroxy-6-hydroxymethyldihydropteridine diphosphokinase: MTQPGITRAFISLGSNLGDLEGNLGQARENLNDLHEARLGPCSPVYFTEPQDVRNQPWFANQVVALDCGPIWTARELLRTLLEIEDRMGRVREQDKGPRIIDLDLLLFGSRQHDSPELTLPHPRLHERAFVLVPLQDIAPDLVFPDGTSLSKALARLSFQVQGRDIFQ; the protein is encoded by the coding sequence ATGACGCAACCCGGAATCACGCGGGCGTTCATCAGCCTGGGCTCGAATCTTGGAGATCTGGAAGGCAACCTGGGGCAGGCTCGCGAAAACCTCAACGACCTGCATGAAGCCCGGCTCGGGCCATGTTCCCCGGTTTATTTCACGGAACCCCAGGACGTCCGGAATCAGCCCTGGTTCGCCAATCAGGTCGTCGCTCTGGACTGCGGGCCGATATGGACGGCCCGTGAACTGTTGCGAACGCTCCTGGAGATCGAAGACCGCATGGGACGGGTCCGCGAGCAAGACAAAGGCCCGCGAATCATCGATCTGGACCTGCTTCTTTTCGGCTCACGACAACATGACTCTCCGGAGCTTACCCTGCCGCACCCGCGCCTCCACGAAAGGGCGTTCGTCCTCGTTCCCTTGCAAGACATCGCCCCGGACCTCGTCTTCCCCGACGGAACAAGCCTTTCCAAAGCACTTGCCCGCTTGTCCTTTCAGGTTCAGGGTCGGGATATTTTTCAGTAG
- a CDS encoding LL-diaminopimelate aminotransferase: protein MPNFKPARRLAQLPPYLFAEIDRVKNEVKAKGVDIIDLGVGDPDLPTPDFIIQSMNKAVAKSEHHRYPSYSGLNSFRECVARWYKSRFGVTLDPTSQVLSLIGSKEGLAHFPLAFVDPGDLVMTSTPNYPVYPIATMFAGGETHFVPLTESTDFLPDLDAIPEDVWKRAKMFFLNYPNNPTSAMAPRSFYEKLIAKAREFGTILVHDAAYSEMYYNPANKPLSILEIPGAMDVAIEFHSLSKTYNMTGWRVGMAVGNQELVQGLGKIKSNIDSGIFQAVQEAGITALDHGEAFAQKMRDIYKGRRDVVVAELAKIGLECRSPEATFYVWTKVPQGRDSTGFVAEVLQKTGVVVTPGNGFGAPGEGYFRIALTVGEDRLREALARIAKL, encoded by the coding sequence ATGCCGAATTTCAAGCCGGCGCGCCGTCTGGCGCAGTTGCCGCCGTATCTGTTCGCCGAAATCGACCGGGTCAAGAATGAAGTCAAGGCCAAGGGCGTGGACATCATCGACCTGGGAGTGGGGGATCCGGATCTGCCGACTCCGGACTTCATCATCCAGTCCATGAACAAGGCCGTGGCCAAGAGTGAGCATCACCGCTATCCGTCCTACTCCGGGTTGAACTCCTTTCGGGAATGCGTGGCCAGATGGTACAAATCCCGCTTCGGCGTGACCCTGGACCCCACCTCCCAGGTGCTCAGCCTGATCGGCTCCAAGGAGGGTTTGGCTCATTTTCCCTTGGCTTTCGTGGACCCCGGCGACCTGGTCATGACCTCGACGCCCAATTATCCGGTTTATCCCATCGCGACCATGTTCGCCGGAGGGGAGACCCATTTCGTGCCGCTGACCGAATCCACGGACTTTTTGCCGGACCTGGACGCCATCCCCGAAGACGTCTGGAAACGGGCCAAGATGTTTTTCCTGAACTACCCCAACAACCCCACCTCGGCCATGGCTCCGCGAAGCTTTTACGAAAAGCTGATCGCCAAGGCCCGTGAGTTCGGAACCATCCTGGTTCATGACGCCGCATACTCGGAAATGTACTACAATCCGGCCAACAAACCGCTCAGCATCCTGGAAATTCCCGGGGCCATGGACGTGGCCATCGAATTCCATTCCCTGTCCAAGACCTACAACATGACCGGCTGGCGCGTGGGCATGGCCGTGGGCAATCAGGAGTTGGTCCAGGGCCTGGGCAAGATCAAGAGCAACATCGACTCCGGCATCTTCCAGGCGGTCCAGGAAGCCGGGATCACGGCCTTGGACCACGGCGAGGCCTTTGCCCAGAAGATGCGGGACATCTACAAGGGCCGACGGGACGTGGTGGTGGCGGAACTGGCCAAGATCGGCCTGGAATGCCGCTCCCCGGAGGCCACCTTCTATGTCTGGACCAAAGTCCCCCAGGGCCGGGACTCCACCGGCTTCGTGGCCGAGGTGCTCCAGAAAACCGGAGTGGTGGTCACCCCGGGCAACGGATTCGGCGCACCCGGAGAGGGCTATTTCCGCATCGCCTTGACCGTGGGCGAGGACCGTCTGCGGGAAGCCTTGGCTCGGATCGCCAAGCTGTAA
- a CDS encoding transporter substrate-binding domain-containing protein: MNQPLIRRTARLWLRALTVLAGVVAAIFLTDPSQARSFQDILDSGELRVCFAPIHPSVVRADPEGCREDCRFSGPAFEAARAFTAFLGDSVTMRALRIDWDEQFFNDQGHTDRDAEYVPALLDSGHCDLYPNNLTKNDWRLRKMDIVTMFTNRMMVLVNAESQSTIRGPSELGGKVAVVEKDTSYHTWLQDQNRTTFADEPVDIRLQPTADGLKNLARGLADFTVIDADAAFWIIRHQFPDLVMAFPVGSMEEVGWGIRKDNPELRQALQDFFDQQRTGRDSALNATWIRHFGMNLNQFISLLGSMQE, encoded by the coding sequence ATGAACCAACCATTGATTCGGCGTACCGCGCGCCTTTGGCTTCGCGCCCTCACCGTGCTCGCGGGCGTCGTCGCGGCGATCTTTTTGACTGATCCATCGCAGGCCCGGTCTTTTCAGGACATCCTGGACAGCGGCGAACTACGGGTTTGTTTCGCGCCGATCCATCCATCCGTGGTCCGGGCCGACCCCGAGGGGTGCCGGGAGGACTGCCGGTTTTCCGGCCCGGCTTTCGAGGCTGCGCGGGCATTCACGGCCTTTCTTGGCGACTCGGTGACCATGCGCGCCCTGCGCATCGATTGGGACGAGCAGTTTTTCAACGACCAGGGACACACCGACCGGGACGCGGAGTACGTGCCGGCCTTGCTGGATTCCGGGCACTGCGACCTGTATCCCAACAACCTGACCAAGAATGACTGGCGGCTCCGAAAAATGGACATCGTGACCATGTTCACCAACCGGATGATGGTGCTGGTGAATGCCGAGAGTCAAAGCACGATCCGTGGTCCGTCCGAACTGGGCGGGAAGGTCGCGGTGGTGGAAAAAGACACTTCCTATCACACCTGGCTTCAGGACCAAAATCGAACGACCTTCGCGGACGAACCAGTGGACATCCGCCTTCAGCCCACTGCCGACGGTCTGAAGAATTTGGCGCGGGGGCTGGCCGACTTCACGGTGATCGACGCGGACGCGGCCTTCTGGATCATTCGTCATCAGTTTCCCGATCTGGTCATGGCCTTTCCCGTGGGGTCCATGGAAGAAGTGGGCTGGGGAATTCGCAAGGATAATCCGGAATTGCGCCAAGCCTTGCAGGACTTTTTCGACCAGCAACGCACCGGACGCGATTCAGCCCTGAACGCGACATGGATCCGCCATTTCGGAATGAATCTGAACCAATTCATCAGTCTGCTCGGCTCGATGCAGGAATAA
- a CDS encoding ABC transporter substrate-binding protein, whose protein sequence is MPTQSMSAPRKLTWKGLALALLFLLLCPLLSVSSAQARGLEEIRESGELRACVVPVTPAYVTFADPACRKNCEVAGPVPRVVEAVAAALGPDVRPVFHRLEWDEQFHNAEGRTVLEAEYTPHHLETGRCDVYPTHLTKNEWRLKKMDFAILFLNRIMVIIDQDRLPEFTSMDDLAGKTAGVALNSSLHTWVLEQNQDAFRDNPIQVLLIDSGAELDSVQSGLADFTLLDAEVSLWESVNRFQGLSVAFPVGPMDEIGWAFSRQDEDLRDAVQAFFTEQVRTETSTLNTIWKEEYGLTLSQFRALIQATQ, encoded by the coding sequence ATGCCCACTCAGTCCATGTCCGCCCCCCGCAAGCTCACCTGGAAAGGCCTTGCCCTCGCTCTGCTTTTCCTTCTGCTCTGCCCGCTCCTTTCCGTTTCCTCGGCTCAGGCCCGCGGGCTGGAGGAAATCCGGGAGTCAGGAGAACTGCGGGCCTGCGTCGTGCCGGTGACTCCGGCATACGTCACTTTCGCCGATCCCGCATGCCGAAAAAACTGCGAAGTCGCCGGGCCTGTCCCCCGCGTTGTGGAAGCCGTGGCCGCGGCCTTGGGGCCGGACGTGCGCCCGGTTTTTCATCGCCTGGAATGGGACGAGCAGTTTCACAACGCCGAAGGCCGGACCGTTTTGGAAGCCGAATACACTCCGCACCACCTGGAAACCGGGCGTTGCGACGTCTACCCCACCCACCTGACCAAGAATGAATGGCGGCTGAAAAAAATGGATTTCGCCATTCTGTTCCTGAATCGGATCATGGTCATCATTGATCAGGACCGGCTGCCCGAGTTCACGTCCATGGACGATCTGGCCGGAAAAACAGCCGGGGTGGCATTGAACTCCAGTCTGCACACCTGGGTCCTGGAGCAAAATCAGGATGCCTTCCGGGACAATCCCATCCAGGTGCTTTTGATCGACTCCGGCGCTGAACTGGATTCCGTGCAGTCAGGACTCGCGGACTTCACGCTGCTGGACGCCGAGGTTTCCCTGTGGGAATCCGTGAACCGCTTCCAGGGCCTGAGCGTGGCCTTTCCCGTGGGCCCGATGGATGAAATCGGCTGGGCCTTCAGCCGCCAAGATGAGGATTTGCGGGACGCGGTGCAGGCCTTTTTCACCGAACAGGTCCGAACCGAAACCTCGACCTTGAACACCATCTGGAAAGAGGAGTACGGGCTGACCCTGAGCCAGTTCCGGGCTCTGATCCAGGCGACCCAGTAG